Proteins co-encoded in one Acidobacteriota bacterium genomic window:
- a CDS encoding TlpA family protein disulfide reductase: MSAIISTGCDRGQHPERVNKAAPQFSISDGSQSADLSKFRGKVVLLNFWASWCAPCIDELPSLMELHRQMPQIEIVTISMDEDPEAYQRFMTKNHIGLLAVRDPSQKIQTMYGTVQIPETYVIDRQGMLRRKFVSAQNWTSPEIVEYLSKL; encoded by the coding sequence CTGTCTGCGATCATATCGACCGGTTGCGATCGGGGGCAGCACCCCGAACGGGTAAATAAGGCCGCTCCTCAGTTTTCGATCAGCGATGGGTCGCAGTCGGCGGACCTCTCGAAGTTCCGGGGCAAGGTGGTTCTGCTCAACTTCTGGGCCTCGTGGTGCGCACCCTGTATCGATGAGCTTCCATCGTTAATGGAACTGCATCGACAAATGCCGCAGATAGAGATCGTCACGATCAGCATGGATGAAGACCCCGAGGCTTACCAGCGGTTCATGACAAAGAACCACATCGGCCTGCTCGCCGTCCGCGATCCTTCTCAAAAGATCCAGACGATGTACGGCACGGTACAGATTCCCGAGACCTATGTCATCGACCGGCAAGGCATGTTGCGACGTAAATTCGTCTCTGCGCAGAACTGGACCAGCCCTGAGATCGTGGAGTACTTGTCGAAGCTCTAG